A region of Kribbella sp. NBC_01245 DNA encodes the following proteins:
- a CDS encoding rhamnogalacturonan acetylesterase, which translates to MTFRSTLALTTFAVTAAALVPTSSAAAEQALPPQCSGTLPIRCHFNVAPGNYQVTVDLGSPDKAANTSMSVEARRQVLSAVSTGAGQIVRTGATVNVRVPEGQPTGQGGTGTSGLSITFGGSAPAVRSLTVAPASAPMVVYLAGDSTVCDQFYAPYAGWGQALPTRVGSGAVIANYGDSGESSGSFLSNRALFPTVKPLIKSKDLVFIQFGHNDKDTTSTAFRDNLARMVSGVRERGGTPVLVTPPVRRLFSGSTLTRTALHVNSRGVDLPAVMRTLGRSANVPVIDLTAKSKALVESLGASASQSLYLTREKGDNTHFSMYGATEMSKLVVQGVRELNLPLVPYLR; encoded by the coding sequence ATGACCTTCAGATCCACGCTGGCTCTCACCACCTTCGCGGTGACCGCCGCCGCACTGGTACCGACCTCCAGTGCGGCGGCAGAGCAGGCGTTGCCCCCGCAGTGTTCGGGGACGTTGCCGATCAGATGCCACTTCAACGTTGCCCCAGGCAACTACCAGGTCACGGTCGACCTGGGCAGCCCGGACAAGGCGGCCAATACGTCGATGTCGGTGGAAGCCCGACGACAGGTCCTCTCCGCGGTCTCGACCGGTGCGGGCCAGATCGTCCGCACCGGCGCGACAGTCAACGTCCGCGTACCCGAAGGGCAGCCAACGGGGCAGGGGGGAACCGGTACGTCGGGGCTCAGCATCACCTTCGGCGGGAGCGCGCCGGCGGTTCGGTCGCTGACGGTGGCGCCGGCAAGTGCCCCGATGGTGGTCTACCTCGCCGGTGACTCGACCGTGTGCGATCAGTTCTACGCGCCGTACGCCGGGTGGGGCCAGGCGCTTCCCACCCGGGTCGGCAGCGGCGCGGTGATCGCGAACTATGGGGATTCCGGCGAAAGCTCCGGCAGCTTCTTGTCCAACCGAGCGCTATTCCCGACGGTCAAGCCGCTGATCAAGAGCAAAGACCTGGTGTTCATCCAGTTCGGGCACAACGACAAGGACACCACCTCGACCGCGTTCCGGGACAACCTCGCCCGGATGGTCAGCGGTGTGCGTGAGCGGGGCGGTACGCCGGTGTTGGTGACGCCGCCGGTTCGGCGGCTTTTCAGCGGCAGCACGCTCACCCGGACCGCCCTGCACGTTAACAGCCGCGGCGTGGATCTGCCCGCGGTGATGCGGACACTCGGCCGGAGCGCGAACGTCCCGGTGATCGACCTGACGGCGAAGAGCAAGGCGCTGGTGGAATCGCTCGGCGCCTCGGCCTCCCAGTCGCTTTATCTCACCCGGGAGAAGGGGGACAACACACACTTCTCCATGTACGGCGCGACGGAGATGTCGAAGCTCGTCGTCCAGGGCGTCCGCGAGCTCAACCTGCCGCTGGTTCCCTACCTGCGATGA
- a CDS encoding LacI family DNA-binding transcriptional regulator, whose product MTDTAPDRSGRARTKRPPTIHDVAAHAGVSRGTVSRVLQGGRNVSPAAQEAVNAAIRKLDYVVNRAARSLVTQRAGSVAFLLSETQDVFFEDPNFTTLLRSCTAALADHDIPLVLITAGTEAERRRIAPYLSAHHVDGVLLFSSHRGNPMIEHLQRAGLPFVCCGKPLGRHGAVSYVAADDREGARTMVRYLFESGRRRIATIAGPQDTPGGLERLLGYREMLSEHGVRFAKRLVAIGDYSRASGEACMRQLLAQEPDLDAVFVASDLMAEGAMSAIERAGLRIPDDVAVGGFDDSPVATGLDPQLTTIRQPWDRISETMVRQLLAQIDGEGLATVILPTELVIRASA is encoded by the coding sequence ATGACGGACACTGCGCCAGACCGGAGCGGGCGAGCTCGAACCAAGCGCCCGCCGACCATCCACGACGTCGCCGCGCACGCGGGGGTTTCACGCGGTACCGTCTCACGCGTTCTGCAGGGCGGGCGCAATGTCAGCCCGGCCGCCCAGGAGGCGGTCAACGCCGCGATCCGCAAGCTGGACTACGTGGTGAACCGGGCGGCGCGCAGTCTGGTCACCCAGCGGGCCGGGTCGGTCGCGTTCCTGCTGTCAGAGACCCAGGACGTGTTCTTCGAGGATCCCAATTTCACGACCCTGCTGCGCAGTTGCACCGCAGCCCTCGCCGACCACGACATCCCGCTGGTCCTGATCACGGCGGGTACGGAGGCGGAGCGCCGTCGCATCGCCCCATACCTCTCGGCGCACCACGTTGACGGCGTGCTGCTGTTCTCCTCGCATCGCGGCAATCCCATGATCGAGCACCTGCAGCGGGCCGGTCTGCCGTTCGTTTGCTGTGGCAAGCCGCTCGGCCGGCATGGCGCCGTGTCGTACGTGGCAGCAGATGACCGCGAGGGCGCCCGGACCATGGTCCGGTATCTGTTCGAGTCCGGCCGGCGGCGCATCGCGACGATCGCCGGTCCGCAGGACACGCCCGGTGGATTGGAGCGGCTGCTGGGCTATCGCGAGATGCTCTCGGAGCACGGCGTGCGCTTTGCGAAGCGCCTGGTGGCGATCGGCGACTACAGCCGTGCGAGCGGCGAAGCTTGCATGCGGCAACTGCTCGCCCAGGAGCCGGATCTCGACGCCGTCTTCGTCGCGTCGGATCTCATGGCTGAAGGTGCGATGAGCGCGATCGAGCGCGCCGGTCTGCGCATTCCCGACGACGTCGCCGTTGGCGGCTTCGACGATTCACCGGTCGCGACCGGGCTCGACCCGCAGCTGACCACGATCCGGCAGCCGTGGGACCGGATCAGCGAGACCATGGTGCGCCAGCTGCTGGCTCAGATCGATGGCGAAGGGTTGGCCACCGTGATCCTGCCGACGGAGCTGGTCATCCGCGCGTCGGCCTGA
- a CDS encoding helix-turn-helix domain-containing protein, whose amino-acid sequence MREAETGDDRFGRELRRLREKAGLTQVQLATRLGYNHTYVSKLEGGSRVPRIAFAGGADELLGAGGSLIALATNVRARRQQDDRGFADGTVGVPLPRPPVAILAAPPPPARRVHLPSFGVACPLHGVDGCAVTAPAEGLEGLVGDTARTVGAETVHGLAAMLVSYIEADLVGGGCLLSAPLEQTLRAIVGLVPKAPEAVAIALLRLAAQYADLAAKQRINHGQHGIGMTWLHRSVEWASASRDHAAACGALSSMSGLALLEGDGATAVEYARAVAAVDRGRRWTVVQAGLVEARGHALLGDWREVDRLSNEAQRAADRLGDRDRLEAPWLFDAEGATYIASHLAGALRDLTETTEDRAIASRAVAFSESALANVPPWMPASRLLLTLRLADSQACGGAFDAAIAVARPVLDAAQSAGSIRINHELDRLRLRLGDRCEDLLTDL is encoded by the coding sequence ATGCGCGAGGCTGAGACGGGCGACGACCGGTTCGGGCGCGAACTTCGCCGCCTGCGGGAAAAGGCTGGGCTCACGCAGGTTCAGCTGGCCACTCGTCTCGGGTACAACCACACGTACGTTTCCAAGCTGGAGGGCGGTTCGCGGGTGCCGCGGATCGCCTTCGCTGGTGGTGCTGACGAGCTGCTCGGTGCGGGTGGTTCGCTGATCGCGCTGGCGACGAATGTCAGGGCGCGGCGGCAGCAGGACGATCGTGGTTTCGCGGACGGGACGGTCGGGGTGCCGCTGCCCCGGCCTCCGGTCGCGATCCTCGCGGCGCCCCCGCCTCCGGCCCGGCGGGTACACCTTCCCTCGTTCGGCGTGGCGTGCCCGCTGCACGGCGTGGACGGCTGCGCGGTGACAGCTCCCGCCGAAGGCCTGGAGGGCCTGGTCGGCGACACTGCGCGGACCGTGGGTGCCGAGACCGTGCACGGTCTCGCCGCGATGCTGGTCTCCTACATCGAAGCGGATCTGGTGGGCGGCGGTTGCCTTCTCTCCGCGCCCTTGGAGCAAACGCTGAGAGCCATCGTGGGGCTCGTGCCCAAGGCTCCCGAGGCGGTGGCGATCGCCTTGCTCCGGCTCGCGGCTCAGTACGCCGATCTCGCCGCGAAGCAGCGGATCAACCACGGCCAGCACGGAATCGGGATGACGTGGCTGCACCGAAGCGTCGAATGGGCGTCGGCATCTCGCGATCACGCGGCGGCGTGCGGGGCGCTGAGCAGTATGAGCGGCCTCGCGTTACTGGAGGGCGATGGCGCGACGGCGGTGGAGTACGCCCGGGCAGTGGCGGCGGTCGACCGCGGGCGGCGGTGGACCGTCGTACAGGCCGGCCTCGTCGAGGCGCGTGGTCATGCGCTGCTCGGCGATTGGCGAGAGGTCGACCGATTGTCGAATGAGGCGCAGCGCGCCGCGGACCGGCTCGGCGACCGCGACCGCCTCGAAGCACCCTGGTTGTTCGACGCCGAAGGGGCGACGTACATCGCCTCCCACCTCGCGGGGGCCCTGCGCGACCTGACCGAGACGACCGAAGACCGGGCGATCGCGAGTCGTGCGGTGGCTTTCTCCGAGTCAGCCCTCGCGAATGTGCCGCCCTGGATGCCCGCGAGCCGCCTGCTGCTGACGCTTCGCCTCGCCGACAGCCAGGCCTGTGGCGGCGCCTTCGACGCGGCCATTGCCGTGGCCCGTCCGGTGCTCGACGCGGCCCAGTCGGCCGGCAGCATTCGCATCAACCACGAACTCGACCGGCTGCGCCTCCGGCTCGGCGACCGCTGCGAGGACCTGCTCACCGACCTGTGA
- a CDS encoding rhamnogalacturonan lyase, with translation MQRLAISRRLVVAAVGIATVVLVPNTTAGAIDIPPSAATPQPAKSQTDKLNRGVISVHTANGNRVSWRQLADDPAGTTFNVYRNGSKVNRTPVSGATSFVDAGAPAGSKYTVRSVADGVERQSKFAAEDSLTLNAVNGATGITASSRDVPIQPPAGGTTPSGERYTYVANDTSVGDLDGDGQYEIVLKWDPTNAKDNAQAGYTGNVYLDAYKLNGTRLWRIDLGRNIRAGAHYTQFQVFDYDGDGRAEVAVKTADGTRSGTGQVIGNATANHRNSSGYILAGPEFLSVFRGTDGAVLATANYQPPRGNVSSWGDNYGNRVDRFLAGTAYLDGTRPSIIMARGYYTRSVIAAWDYRNGALTQRWIFDSNTAGSQWAGKGNHNLSIADVDADGRDEVMYGSMAIDDNGRGLWQNNTHHGDAYHVSDFIPSRPGLEVFKPSEWTNEPTHWMGDARTGQIIWSAPSCGCDNGRGVAADIWAGNRGAEAWSASVGGLRSATNGSQVAARKPGSINFVIWWDGDAQRELLNGTQIDKYGTSGDTRLLTGSGVSSNNGTKSTPALSADILGDWREEVIWRTSDNRALRIYSTTDSTSITRPSLMQDRQYRVAVAWQNTAYNQPPHPSFAIGS, from the coding sequence ATGCAGAGATTGGCAATCAGCCGCCGGCTGGTCGTCGCGGCCGTCGGCATAGCGACAGTAGTCTTGGTGCCGAACACCACGGCGGGAGCGATCGATATCCCGCCCTCGGCGGCCACTCCGCAACCGGCGAAATCACAGACCGACAAGCTGAACCGCGGTGTGATCAGCGTGCACACCGCGAACGGCAACCGCGTCAGCTGGCGGCAACTCGCCGACGACCCGGCCGGCACCACCTTCAACGTCTACCGCAACGGCAGCAAGGTGAACCGCACACCGGTCAGCGGTGCGACCAGTTTCGTGGATGCCGGCGCCCCCGCGGGCTCCAAGTACACGGTGCGGTCCGTGGCCGACGGGGTCGAGCGGCAGTCCAAGTTCGCGGCGGAAGACTCGCTGACACTCAACGCTGTGAACGGTGCTACCGGGATCACGGCCAGTTCCAGGGACGTGCCGATCCAGCCTCCGGCGGGTGGTACGACGCCATCCGGCGAGAGGTACACCTATGTCGCGAACGACACGAGCGTGGGTGATCTCGACGGGGACGGGCAGTACGAGATCGTGCTGAAGTGGGACCCGACCAACGCCAAGGACAACGCCCAGGCCGGCTATACCGGAAACGTCTACCTGGACGCGTACAAGCTGAATGGCACCAGGTTGTGGCGCATCGACCTCGGCCGCAACATCCGGGCCGGTGCGCATTACACGCAGTTCCAGGTGTTCGACTACGACGGTGACGGCCGTGCCGAGGTGGCGGTGAAGACCGCGGACGGCACCCGGTCCGGTACCGGCCAGGTGATCGGCAACGCGACCGCCAACCATCGCAACTCCAGCGGCTACATCCTGGCCGGTCCGGAGTTCTTGTCGGTGTTCCGCGGGACCGACGGCGCCGTGCTGGCGACCGCGAACTACCAGCCACCACGGGGAAACGTCTCGTCCTGGGGTGACAACTACGGCAACCGCGTCGACCGCTTCCTCGCCGGTACGGCGTACCTGGACGGGACGCGGCCGAGCATCATCATGGCGCGCGGCTACTACACCCGCTCCGTCATCGCAGCGTGGGACTACCGCAACGGCGCGCTGACCCAGCGCTGGATCTTCGACTCCAATACGGCCGGCAGTCAGTGGGCCGGCAAGGGCAATCACAACCTGTCGATCGCGGACGTGGATGCCGACGGTCGCGATGAGGTGATGTACGGCTCGATGGCGATTGACGACAACGGACGAGGTCTGTGGCAGAACAACACCCACCACGGCGACGCGTACCACGTCAGCGACTTCATTCCGTCCCGTCCCGGACTCGAGGTGTTCAAGCCGTCGGAGTGGACCAACGAGCCGACGCACTGGATGGGTGACGCGCGCACCGGTCAGATCATCTGGAGCGCGCCGTCGTGTGGTTGTGACAACGGCAGGGGAGTGGCCGCGGACATCTGGGCCGGCAACCGCGGTGCCGAGGCGTGGTCGGCGTCGGTCGGTGGCCTGCGCAGTGCCACCAACGGGAGCCAGGTCGCCGCACGCAAGCCGGGCTCGATCAACTTCGTGATCTGGTGGGACGGCGACGCCCAACGTGAGTTGCTCAACGGGACGCAGATCGACAAGTACGGCACGAGCGGCGACACCCGGCTGCTCACCGGCTCCGGCGTCTCGTCGAACAACGGCACCAAGTCGACGCCCGCGCTGTCGGCCGACATCCTCGGCGACTGGCGCGAGGAAGTGATCTGGCGGACGTCGGACAACCGCGCATTGCGGATCTACTCCACCACCGACAGCACCAGCATCACCCGTCCGTCCCTCATGCAAGACCGCCAGTACCGCGTAGCCGTCGCCTGGCAGAACACCGCTTACAACCAGCCGCCCCACCCCAGCTTCGCCATCGGAAGCTGA